A region from the Desulfomarina profundi genome encodes:
- a CDS encoding Smr/MutS family protein, with the protein MVVCQVCGNDIPGSSITCRFCGARQTGDGSGMGREFVHKTVNLEKGRPLLEVALRRMEGAIEEAVKNNVNIVTFIHGYGSSGRGGVIRSECRKSLAFYKEKGLIRDVIAGEDFTRKSGPVKFLLHRYPQMAGNRNLNRKNRGITLVVIS; encoded by the coding sequence ATGGTTGTCTGTCAGGTTTGTGGTAATGATATCCCCGGTTCCTCGATAACCTGCAGATTTTGTGGTGCCAGGCAGACCGGTGATGGTTCTGGCATGGGCAGGGAGTTTGTTCATAAAACGGTAAATCTCGAAAAGGGTCGTCCTCTTCTGGAAGTGGCTTTGCGCAGGATGGAAGGTGCCATTGAGGAGGCCGTTAAGAATAATGTTAACATCGTCACTTTCATCCATGGCTATGGTTCCAGTGGGCGGGGTGGAGTGATTCGTTCTGAATGTCGAAAGAGTCTTGCTTTTTATAAGGAAAAAGGGCTGATACGGGATGTCATTGCGGGGGAGGATTTTACCAGGAAATCCGGGCCTGTCAAATTTCTTCTGCACCGGTATCCCCAGATGGCAGGTAACAGAAATCTGAATCGGAAAAATCGCGGGATTACACTTGTAGTGATATCCTGA
- a CDS encoding FKBP-type peptidyl-prolyl cis-trans isomerase: MKKKVVSMLLGVCLVVPVVSFGAGQAEKKMKSLSFKEQLSYSMGFEVGNYFKGAGDDIRKDLLLKGITDAYDGTKPLLTREEMVAVQKKFAKEMEGRQKEKLAAMLEKNKKEGAAYLEKNSSKEGVTVTKSGLQYEVLTQGKGKKPKAGDRVKVDYVGKLINGREFDNSKKRGEPVVFEVGQVIKGWSEALQLMNVGSKYRLVIPSELAYGERGVAPLIQPNSVLVFEVELLGIEK; encoded by the coding sequence ATGAAAAAGAAAGTGGTTTCAATGCTGTTGGGGGTATGTCTGGTGGTTCCGGTGGTTTCATTTGGTGCAGGACAGGCCGAGAAAAAGATGAAATCCCTGAGTTTTAAGGAACAGCTCAGTTACAGCATGGGATTTGAGGTTGGTAATTATTTCAAAGGAGCTGGAGACGACATCCGGAAGGATCTTCTGCTCAAAGGCATAACTGATGCCTATGATGGAACAAAACCGCTTCTTACCCGGGAGGAGATGGTGGCAGTGCAGAAGAAATTTGCCAAGGAAATGGAAGGGCGGCAAAAAGAGAAACTCGCCGCTATGTTGGAAAAAAATAAGAAAGAAGGTGCTGCCTACCTGGAGAAAAACAGCAGCAAAGAAGGTGTGACCGTCACAAAAAGCGGTTTGCAGTATGAGGTACTGACCCAGGGGAAAGGAAAAAAACCGAAGGCGGGAGACAGGGTCAAGGTTGACTATGTTGGCAAACTTATCAACGGTCGGGAATTTGACAATTCAAAAAAGCGTGGGGAGCCGGTGGTTTTCGAGGTCGGTCAGGTAATTAAAGGCTGGAGTGAAGCCTTGCAGCTTATGAATGTTGGTTCAAAATACCGTCTGGTTATTCCATCGGAATTGGCCTATGGGGAGAGAGGCGTTGCTCCTTTGATTCAGCCTAATTCCGTTCTTGTTTTTGAAGTTGAGCTTCTGGGAATCGAAAAATAA
- a CDS encoding RelA/SpoT family protein, with protein MSQQSPTVHPQGLKVLAASYLHGVDLTPIDDAWEIINKIHRGKHHFSGETYLFHVLEVASTLASMHLDLHTILAGMLHGVLKEGVTVAELEKKFGHDVASIVEGSTRITKVRYNSRIANQAENIRKMLLAIAKDIRVLLVKLVDRLVDMFLLDMVDREQQLEIARETMDLYAPLASRLGIDWLKRELEDHAFKFLYPEEYYELSTKLESSLDERQRYVDEVIRILKEKLRESNIRPARIIGRPKHLYSIYKKLVVQNITLDRVYDKVAFRIITHTVKECYEALGVVHANWAPVPGRIKDFISVPKANNYQSMHTTVKGPRDHFIEIQIRTEEMDRVAQEGVAAHWAYKEGQKISPRDAKLFRELKKLVSSLQDVEDPREFLDSVKGELYDPDVYALTPTGEVKEFPLGSCPIDFAYSIHTEVGDHCAGAKVNGRQVPLKYNLQSGDIVEIITSPSQVPRRGWLDLVKTSRARSRIRSWLRKEEKEKALKLGREICEREVKKHDTTLKKMIKSGHIKLLLKELRCNSLDDMLVKVGSGSITVQNLVKALLPPELRREPEPTATELSPEELATLLVSQPAGQSKDEKSGVRIDGVDGMLVKISQCCQPVPGDLIVGFITMGRGVSVHRADCVNLLKSDPKRWLDVSWTGIAEKQFKVDIHVTAENKRGIFAEISAAISHDDVNIVNMSAHTTPADLAEAKISLEVKNLEHLNVLLQHLRQLSSVISVRRL; from the coding sequence ATGTCACAACAATCACCAACAGTTCATCCCCAGGGATTAAAGGTTCTGGCTGCCAGTTACCTGCACGGTGTCGATCTGACTCCCATTGACGATGCATGGGAAATTATCAATAAAATTCACCGGGGAAAACACCATTTTTCGGGGGAAACATACCTCTTTCATGTCCTTGAAGTGGCTTCGACCCTGGCCTCCATGCACCTTGATCTGCATACGATTCTTGCCGGTATGCTCCATGGTGTCCTGAAGGAAGGGGTAACTGTTGCCGAGCTTGAAAAGAAATTCGGTCACGATGTTGCATCCATAGTTGAAGGATCAACCCGGATAACCAAGGTTCGTTATAACAGCAGGATTGCTAACCAGGCTGAGAATATCAGGAAAATGCTGTTGGCAATTGCCAAGGATATCCGCGTTCTCCTGGTGAAACTGGTTGACCGTCTGGTTGATATGTTTCTCCTGGATATGGTTGACAGGGAGCAGCAGCTTGAAATTGCCCGGGAAACCATGGATCTATATGCCCCTCTGGCCAGTAGATTGGGAATTGACTGGCTCAAACGGGAACTGGAGGATCACGCTTTTAAATTTCTTTATCCCGAAGAATATTATGAGCTGTCCACCAAGTTGGAAAGCTCTCTGGATGAACGGCAGCGATATGTTGATGAGGTTATACGAATCCTCAAGGAAAAACTGCGGGAAAGTAATATCAGACCAGCACGAATTATCGGGCGACCAAAGCATCTGTATTCAATTTATAAAAAACTGGTTGTCCAGAATATTACGCTTGATCGGGTGTATGATAAAGTTGCCTTCAGGATTATCACCCATACCGTGAAGGAATGCTATGAAGCACTGGGTGTTGTGCATGCCAACTGGGCACCGGTTCCCGGGCGGATAAAGGATTTTATATCTGTTCCCAAGGCCAATAACTACCAGTCAATGCACACTACCGTCAAAGGACCCCGTGATCATTTTATTGAGATCCAGATCCGAACGGAAGAAATGGACAGGGTGGCCCAGGAAGGTGTTGCCGCTCACTGGGCATATAAAGAGGGTCAGAAAATTTCACCGAGGGATGCAAAGCTGTTTCGTGAACTGAAAAAACTGGTTTCTTCGTTGCAGGATGTTGAAGATCCCCGTGAGTTTCTTGACAGTGTCAAAGGTGAATTATACGACCCTGATGTCTATGCCCTGACGCCGACTGGCGAAGTGAAGGAATTTCCCCTGGGGAGTTGTCCCATTGATTTTGCCTATTCAATTCATACGGAGGTTGGAGACCATTGTGCGGGTGCCAAGGTGAATGGCCGCCAGGTTCCCCTGAAGTACAATCTGCAGAGTGGAGATATTGTAGAAATAATAACTTCGCCAAGCCAGGTTCCCCGGCGTGGATGGCTCGATCTCGTAAAAACGAGCAGGGCCAGGTCCAGAATACGTTCGTGGCTCAGAAAAGAGGAAAAGGAAAAGGCCCTGAAACTGGGGAGAGAGATTTGTGAGAGGGAGGTTAAAAAGCACGATACCACCCTGAAAAAGATGATAAAAAGCGGGCATATCAAGTTGCTTTTAAAAGAACTGCGCTGTAACTCCCTGGATGATATGCTGGTCAAAGTGGGCAGTGGTTCCATTACGGTGCAGAATCTGGTCAAGGCACTTCTCCCTCCAGAGCTTCGCCGTGAACCGGAACCGACTGCAACAGAGCTGTCACCTGAGGAACTGGCGACCCTTCTTGTCAGTCAACCTGCGGGTCAGAGCAAAGATGAAAAATCGGGTGTCCGTATTGACGGTGTAGATGGCATGCTTGTAAAAATCAGCCAATGCTGTCAACCGGTTCCCGGTGATCTTATTGTAGGTTTTATTACAATGGGCCGGGGGGTTTCCGTTCACAGGGCAGACTGTGTGAACCTGCTGAAGTCTGACCCGAAGCGTTGGCTGGATGTGTCCTGGACAGGTATTGCGGAAAAGCAGTTCAAGGTTGATATACATGTTACGGCGGAGAATAAGCGTGGAATCTTTGCGGAAATCAGTGCTGCCATAAGCCACGACGATGTGAATATCGTGAATATGTCTGCCCATACTACACCGGCGGATCTGGCAGAGGCAAAAATTTCCCTGGAGGTGAAAAACCTGGAACACCTCAATGTTCTTCTGCAGCATCTCAGGCAACTGTCCTCCGTTATTTCAGTCCGACGGCTGTAG